A genomic region of Oncorhynchus nerka isolate Pitt River unplaced genomic scaffold, Oner_Uvic_2.0 unplaced_scaffold_1071, whole genome shotgun sequence contains the following coding sequences:
- the LOC135570156 gene encoding NACHT, LRR and PYD domains-containing protein 3-like, which translates to MKSDWSMEPPLTFREGDFSTEQRNQQERSGSEILSGQSSQSHQTDLDSMFSLLEQKILTFVKNELKMFKRILSPELPECFESQKQEMVDAEDEKQESSAREGALKITLHILRKMNQKELADTLEKYDPAVICQRELKSNLKKKFQCVFEGIAKQGNPTFLNKIYTELYITEGGSGEVNNEHELRQIETTTRKQARSETAIKCNDIFKPLTGQDKPIRTVLTKGVAGIGKTVSVQKFILDWAEGKANQDVQFVFSFPFRELNLMKGDKHTLIELLNHFSMETKQSRISNYDKYKVLFIFDGLDECRLPLDFQKNKICWDVTESTSVDVLLTNLIKGNLLPSALLWITTRPAAANKIPSGCVDQVTEVRGFNDPQKEEYFRKRFSDEDLASRILSHIKTSRSLHIMCHIPVFCWISATVLEHMLKHKREEMPKTLTEMYTHLVVFHTKQKNEKYLGKEETGPHWNKESILSLGKLAFQQLVKGNQIFYEKDLKEAGIDVNEASVYSGLCTQLFKEECVLYQDKVYCFVHLSIQEFLAAVYVFLSFINNNENLMDKLQTKSTQSTSRNLSVRKRHKPKFTVFKSAVDKALQSETGNLDLFLRFLLGLSLESNQKHLRGLLTKTRSSSQSHEETVKYIKKKIRENPSPERSINMFHCLNELNDHSLVEEIQSYLRSGSLSEHNLSPAQWSALVFVLLTSEKELDVFDLKKYYRSEEGLLRLLPVVKASRAALLSDCGVTEEGCASLVSALRSNPSHLRELDLSNNDLKDSGVKLLSDGLGNPHCKLETLRLSGCLVTEEGCASLVSALRSNPSHLRELDLSYNHPGDSGVRLLSAGLEDPHCRLEKLNVEHGGENRMKSGLRKYVCDLTLDLNTVNRRLSLSEEKRKVTCRRKKQPYPDHPERFEYWGQVLCREGLTGRCYWEVEWSGRADIGVTYKGISRRGGVKDCWLGYNDKSWSLYCSDHSYAAWHNSNPTTIDVPSSSPHRVGVYLDWPAGTLSFYRASSDTLTHLITFTSTFTEPLYPGFWVHVDSSVSL; encoded by the exons atgaagagtgactggtctatggAACCTCCTCTaacctttagagagggagacttttctactgaacaaag aaaccaacaggagagatcagggtcagagattctcagtggtcagtcttcccagagtcatcaaacagacctggacTCCATgttcagt ttgcttGAACAGAAAATTctgacatttgtgaagaacgagctgaagatgttcaagaggattcttagtccagaactcccagaatgctttgagagtcagaagcaggaaatggtggatgctgaagatgagaagcaggagagcagtgccagagagggggctctgaagatcacactgcacatcctgaggaaaatgaaccagaaggagcttgctgacacactggagaaat atgatcctgctgtgatttgccaacgtgaactcaaatctaatctaaagaagaagtttcaatgtgtatttgaggggatcgctaaacaaggaaacccaacatttctcaataagatctacacagagctctacatcacagagggtggatcaggagaggtcaataatgaacatgagctgagacagattgagacaacaaccaggaaacaagcaagatcagagactgcaatcaaatgtaacgacatcttcaaacccttaactggacaagacaaacctatcagaactgtgctgacaaagggagttgctggcattggaaaaacagtctctgtgcagaagttcattctggactgggctgaaggaaaagcaaatcaggatgtccaatttgtattttcattcccttttcgggagctgaatttgatgaaaggcGACAAACACACTTTGATTGAACTtcttaatcacttctcaatggaaaccaaacaatcaaGAATCTCCAACTAcgacaagtacaaagttctgttcatctttgatggtctggatgagtgccgactgcccctagacttccagaagaacaagatctgttgggacgtcacagagtcaacctcagtggatgttctgctgacaaatctcatcaaaggaaatctgcttccctctgctctcctctggataactacccgacctgcagcagccaataagatcccttcagggtgtgttgaccaggtgaccgaggtacgagggttcaatgacccacagaaggaggagtacttcaggaagagattcagtgatgaggacctggccagcagaatcctctcacacataaagacatcaaggagcctccacatcatgtgccacattccagtcttctgttggatttctgcaacagtccttgaacacatgctgaaacataagagagaagagatgcccaagactctgactgagatgtacacacaccttgtggtgtttcataccaaacagaagaatgaaaagtatcttgggaaagaagagacaggtccacactggaataaagagagcattctgtcactgggaaaactggcttttcaacagcttgtgaaaGGCAATCAGATTTTCTATGAAAAAGACCTGAAAGAAgctggcattgatgtcaatgaagcctcagtgtactcaggattgtgcacacagctctttaaagaggaatgtgtgctgtaccaggacaaggtgtactgctttgttcatctgagcattcaggagtttctggctgctgtatatgtgttcctctcattcatcaacaacaatgagaatctaatggacAAACTGCAAACAAAGTCCA CTCAATCAACGTCCAGGAATCTTTCTGTGAGGAAAAGACACAAGCCTAAATTTACAGTCTtcaagagtgctgtggataaagccttacaaagtgagacgggaaacctggaccttttcctccgcttccttctgggcctctcactggagtccaatcagaagcacttacgaggtctactgacaaagacaagaagcagctcacagagccatgaagaaacagtcaagtaTATCAAGAAGAAGATCAGGGagaatccctctccagagaggagcatcaatatgttccactgtctgaatgagctgaatgaccattctctagtggaggagatccaaagctacctgagatcaggaagtctctcaGAACACAacctgtcacctgcacagtggtcagctctggtctttgtgttgctgacttcagaaaaggagctggatgtgtttgacctgaagaaatactacagatcagaggaaggtcttctgaggctgctgccagtggtcaaagcctccagagctgctct gctgtcagactgtggagtcacagaggaaggctgtgcttctctggtctcagctctgaggtcaaacccctcacacctgagagagctggatctgagtaacaatgacctgaaggattcaggagtgaagctgctctctgatggactggggaatccccactgtaaactggagactctgag gctgtcgggctgtctagtcacagaggaaggctgtgcttctctggtctcagcactgaggtcaaacccctcacacctgagagagctggacctgagctacaatcacccaggagactcaggagtcagactgctctctgctggactggaggatccacactgcagactggagaaactcaa tgtggaacatggtggagagaacagaatgaaatctggacttagaaaat atgtctgtgatctcacactggacctaaacacagtaaacagacgcctctctctgtctgaggagaagagaaaggtgacatgtaggagaaagaagcagccgtatcctgatcacccagagagatttgagtactggggacaggtgctgtgtagagagggtctgactgggcgctgttactgggaggtagagtggagtgggagggctgatataggagtgacatataaaggaatcagcaggagaggaggggttaaggaCTGTTGGCTTGgatacaatgacaagtcctggagtctgtaCTGCTCTGACCACAGTTACGCTGCCTGGCACAATAGTAATcccactaccatagacgtcccctcctccagcccccacagagtaggagtgtatctggactggccagccggcactctgtccttctatagagcctcctctgacacactgacccacctgatcacattcacctccacattcactgagccgcTCTATCCAGGGTTTTGGGTTCATGTTGACTCCTCGGTGTCCCTGTaa